A genomic window from Acidimicrobiales bacterium includes:
- a CDS encoding lasso peptide biosynthesis B2 protein, with protein MLVVTARRSLRRHDTTATLRRMVPGAPSNSFDADAAMRAVRRVSRLLGANCLTQSVALTVAAARAGLDPELILGCRRYGDNKWGAHAWMVLAGRTYDPLPSGEHQALATISAGTSWVPAPIVRGVH; from the coding sequence TTGTTGGTCGTGACGGCGCGGCGCTCGCTGCGTCGTCACGACACAACGGCGACCCTTCGGCGCATGGTTCCCGGTGCGCCGTCGAATTCGTTCGACGCGGACGCCGCCATGCGGGCGGTCCGTCGCGTCTCGCGCCTGCTGGGGGCGAACTGCCTGACGCAGTCCGTAGCGCTTACGGTGGCCGCGGCGCGCGCCGGCCTCGATCCCGAGCTGATTCTCGGCTGCCGCCGCTACGGCGACAACAAGTGGGGAGCGCACGCCTGGATGGTGCTGGCGGGACGCACGTACGACCCGCTACCGAGTGGCGAGCACCAAGCCCTCGCGACGATCAGCGCCGGCACCTCGTGGGTTCCGGCGCCGATCGTGCGCGGTGTGCACTAG
- a CDS encoding lasso RiPP family leader peptide-containing protein — translation MDDAKNLSHDGYEAPALIEYGSIEEWTKGQYAELINLSLVTP, via the coding sequence ATGGACGATGCAAAAAACCTGTCGCATGACGGGTACGAGGCGCCGGCACTCATCGAGTACGGCTCCATTGAAGAGTGGACGAAGGGCCAGTACGCCGAGCTGATCAACCTCAGCCTGGTCACTCCCTAG